The genome window CGTCTGCTTCGAGGTGGACGAGCCGGGGCCCGTCTTCCCCTACGGGGAGGAGAGCCCCTGCGAGACCAGCGTCGGCTTCGAGAGCGTCATCCTCTTCGGCACCTGCCGCATCGTCACGAGCCGGGAGGAGAAGATCCGCTTCTACGAGCGCCTCATGGCCAAGTACGCCGACCCGGCCTGGGAGCGGCCGGCCGTCTGGCCCAGGCTCGAGGCGACCACCGTCTACGCAGTGCGCGTCGAAAAAATCACCGGCAAGCGACGGCCCGTGCAGGTGGCGGAGCGGTGGCGCCATCTCTTCCCGCAGACGCCGGCGCCCGGCGCCCGCCGGAGACGCTAGGGCGCCGCGGCGTAGGCGCCCACCAGCTGCCAGGTGCGGCCGCCGTCGGAGGTGTGGAAGAGCTCCCGCGCCGCGGCCTCCGGGCCGCCGCCGGGGCCGGCCAGGAGCAGCCAACCCTGGCCGCCGGAGGAGAAGTCGAGGCTCCGCAGCGTGTACCCCTCCGCCATGGCCGCGCGGAGACGGGAGGGGTAGGGGCGGGCCCACCAGCTTCTTCCCGCGTCCAGGGAGAGGAGCAGCCCCTCCCGGTCGGCCGCGAAGAAGGCGCCCGCTCCGGCCTCGTCGGCCACCAGCGGCACCGCCGCCCTCAGGGCGGCCGGGCTGCCCGGACGCCAGCTCTCTCCCCCGTCGCCCGTCCGGTAGAGGAGGAGCTGGCGTCCCGCCGGCGTGGCCAGGACGACGGGGAGGAGGCCCTGCGAGGCGCTCTGGAAGGCGGGCGGGTAGACGTCGCCGTAGAGCGGCTGGAGCGAGGCCGGGAGCGGCAGGCTCTGGGGCTGCCACGTCCTTCCTCCGTCGACGGTGCGGAAGAGCGGGAGGCGTCCCGTGCCGGACCCGCGGTAGAGCAGACCCAGCCAGCCGCGGCGAACGTCCAGGAAGGTGAGACCGGTGACGGTCCCCTGCTCCGGAAGGAGGCCGGGCGCCATCCCGGAGCGGGCCACCGGGCGCCAGGAGCGGCCGCCGTCGGAGGTGGCGTAGAGCGCCTTCGCCTGGAGCCCCAGCGCCGGGTCGCCGGCCGCCAGGAGCCAGCCGTCCCGGGCGCCGGCGAAGCCGATCCGGAGCTCCCCCACCGCGAAGGCGGGGCCGTCGAGGTGGGAGGCGGACCAGCTCCGCCCCCCGTCGCCGGTCGACCAGACCACCATCTGGCCGGGCGCGCCCGCCGGGCCGGAGACTGCGATCCAGGCCACCCGGGCGTCCAGGAAGGCCGCTCCCACGGCGCTCCCCTCCCCCAGCTCCGCGCCGCGGGGGCCGACGTCCCGCCAGTGCCGGCCGCCGTCGGCCGTCCGGAGCACGTGGAGCGGCTGCGGGACGACCGCCGGCCCGTCCGACGGCGAAAACCAGGCGACGCCCCAGCCGGCCCGGGCGGAGAGCATGTGGAGGAGCTGCAGCGGCGCCGGCAGGCCGGAGAGGGCGACGCCGGAGGGGGAGGGCTTCCTGGCGGCGGGTGCGGGGCCGCCGCCGGGCCGGTCGAGCGCCGCCATCCAGGCGGCGGCCGCGAGGACCAGCAGGAGGCCGGTCACCAGGAGCGGGTGCGAGCGGCTGCCGGCGGGCCGGCGGACTCCGCGCCACGGCCCGGCCAGGCGGTCGTGCAGCCAGGGCGGCACAGGGGTGCGCTCCAGCTCCTCTTCGAGAAGTCGCCGCATCCTGGACTCCGTCCTCACCTGGGCGCCTCCTCCCCGGTCCCGTTCCAGGCGCGCAGCCGGAGCACCGCCCGGTGGAGACGGGACTTGACGGTGCCCACCGGCACGCCCAGCATGGCGCCGATCTCGTCCGGACCGTACCCGTAGACGTAGCGGAGGAGCAGGGCGAGCCGCT of Bacillota bacterium contains these proteins:
- a CDS encoding pyridoxamine 5'-phosphate oxidase family protein, whose product is MERGRLRRQDRAMDEEEAWALLERAFCGRLGTVDEEGWPYVVPQLFVVDGRELYFHGTAAYGQTRRNIEADPRVCFEVDEPGPVFPYGEESPCETSVGFESVILFGTCRIVTSREEKIRFYERLMAKYADPAWERPAVWPRLEATTVYAVRVEKITGKRRPVQVAERWRHLFPQTPAPGARRRR